A genomic segment from Drosophila willistoni isolate 14030-0811.24 chromosome 2L unlocalized genomic scaffold, UCI_dwil_1.1 Seg168, whole genome shotgun sequence encodes:
- the LOC6643275 gene encoding uncharacterized protein LOC6643275, translating to MISRRKIISRSLDNLDAIGQEQEEDVWHDREKLFRDHINEVLTKWEQIDDEIWAKIIVFEKNRRVAKAYARSSVITINGSKHGFDGVRIGLNGFENPMRDSETKVIKKSIGDGFKIKMDDIGNIFIKRYGKSNIFVNSTSQGNEETVIGADIMQMPQMSLTSAGITAKLFDMKKFQTNINREFARNYPERGRLERQCLSAVSLVKSNNNLINTPVWILVVNVVAMDMLKSRLQALPKSMDALGMRVPLTQSSEDPYSTIESQVGLIYPTPAASDDSQNSQNSQNSSNSSSKGRRSLFSAAFLNESPYVPKPDYEAGLVMDKKMQKQLHQQQQRKKQDDPYYCGLLARIPNFIKSSKQTNCPSANSVNKASKKESKIARKISVQHLQQQHQHQQQQFLQPTQPMPIATFHHSYFPYKLYPSQHRLSQSQLSLWDARSLISAHE from the exons ATGATTTCACGCCGCAAGATCATATCACGTTCCTTGGACAATTTGGATGCCATTGGCCAAGAGCAAGAGGAAGATGTTTGGCATGATCGCGAAAAGTTGTTTAGA GATCACATTAACGAAGTTTTAACCAAATGGGAGCAAATCGATGATGAAATTTGGGCCAAAATAATTGTGTTTGAAAAGAATCGTCGTGTGGCCAAGGCCTATGCTCGCTCCTCTGTGATAACCATAAATGGATCCAAACATGGCTTCGATGGTGTGCG CATTGGTCTCAATGGCTTTGAGAATCCTATGAGAGATTCTGAAACGAAAGTGATCAAGAAATCCATTGGCGATggttttaaaatcaaaatggaTGACATTGGCAATATATTCATTAAACGTTATGGCAAGAGCAACATCTTTGTGAATAGCACATCGCAGGGCAATGAGGAGACTGTGATTGGTGCCGACATAATGCAAATGCCACAAATGTCTCTGACCTCGGCGGGTATAACAGCCAAACTGTTTGATATGAAGAAATTTCAGACGAATATCAATCGAGAGTTTGCTCGCAACTATCCAGAACGTGGACGTCTGGAGAGGCAGTGTCTGTCGGCCGTTTCGCTGGTCAAGTCAAATAATAATCTAATCAATACACCAGTTTGGATACTGGTGGTGAATGTGGTGGCCATGGATATGTTGAAGAGTCGCCTGCAAGCATTACCCAAATCGATGGATGCTCTGGGCATGCGAGTGCCATTGACACAAAGCAGTGAAGATCCCTACTCGACCATAGAGAGTCAAGTGGGACTCATATATCCAACACCTGCAGCCTCCGATGATTCACAAAATTCACAGAATTCCCAGAATTCGAGTAATTCCTCAAGCAAGGGACGACGCAGTCTGTTTAGTGCTGCATTCCTCAATGAGAGTCCATATGTACCCAAG CCGGATTATGAGGCTGGTTTGGTCATGGACAAGAAGATGCAAAAGCAATtgcatcagcaacagcaacgcaAGAAGCAAGATGATCCATATTATTGTGGTCTACTGGCACGCATTCCCAACTTCATCAAGTCTTCGAAGCAAACGAATTGCCCCTCAGCCAATAGTGTTAACAAGGCCAGCAAAAAGGAGTCGAAAATAGCCCGTAAAATCTCTGTGCAACATCtccagcaacaacatcagcatcaacaacagcagTTCCTGCAGCCCACCCAACCCATGCCCATCGCCACATTCCATCATTCGTATTTCCCCTACAAGCTCTATCCTTCCCAGCATCGCCTCTCACAGTCACAGCTCTCTCTTTGGGATGCACGTAGTCTGATCAGTGCTCAtg AATGA